From one Dermacentor silvarum isolate Dsil-2018 chromosome 3, BIME_Dsil_1.4, whole genome shotgun sequence genomic stretch:
- the LOC119443820 gene encoding monocarboxylate transporter 9, with protein sequence MEQLFSQLCWVSLVALGKESSSTAASSVLPDYFSSRRGLALGVVMTGAPAASFIFPAIFDYVLEEYGLRGTLLLTGACMLNIPAFGVLLRDRLKTSVEETCRQWDASSIHRKIKAAVELQNTSHTKTKFGELPYPKA encoded by the coding sequence GCACTGGGCAAGGAATCATCTTCAACTGCAGCGTCGTCGGTCTTGCCGGACTACTTTTCATCGCGGCGAGGTCTCGCCCTAGGTGTCGTGATGACAGGAGCTCCAGCGGCGTCTTTCATATTCCCCGCAATATTCGACTATGTCCTCGAAGAGTACGGACTACGCGGCACACTACTTCTCACAGGAGCATGCATGCTTAATATTCCCGCGTTCGGAGTCCTGCTTCGTGATCGTCTGAAAACTTCTGTGGAAGAGACGTGCCGGCAGTGGGACGCCAGCAGCATACACAGAAAAATCAAAGCTGCCGTCGAGCTCCAGAATACATCGCACACAAAAACAAAGTTCGGTGAACTGCCATATCCCAAAGCTTGA